One genomic segment of Dissulfurirhabdus thermomarina includes these proteins:
- a CDS encoding PAS domain S-box protein, protein MKRPRSKADRFWAWAVLVLAAVSLLEGWILVEVHGLRRAVGEERARVARSVAAGGEAVPAGPAAGAAVPVRVETLRRLSGLLAAAGAGTAVSTVLLLVLLFRLRRLLPFLTRAAALQREGYGRYRFLAEGPPGIGIARFSVEAGEWTDANRAALALVGRARAEFVGRSVETGVIEADLAALREEIDRLRLGAAGTHFVVRMADGLGRARDVAWHVSCPPGRDGGPRHAVAVLLDVTEQRRAEAERLERERLAGVLEMAGAAAHEMNQPIQVIVGLAWFLRRKVPPDHPAQALVDKLEAEVERMAEIGRRIAGISRYQVKPYVGRTRIVDIDGASGGPGGAPTGGAGD, encoded by the coding sequence GTGAAGCGCCCCCGTTCCAAGGCGGACCGCTTCTGGGCCTGGGCGGTGCTGGTCCTGGCGGCCGTCTCCCTCCTGGAGGGCTGGATCCTCGTGGAGGTCCACGGGCTCCGGCGGGCGGTGGGGGAGGAGCGGGCGAGGGTGGCCCGATCCGTGGCCGCCGGGGGGGAGGCGGTTCCGGCCGGGCCCGCCGCTGGGGCGGCCGTCCCGGTCCGGGTGGAGACGCTGCGGCGCCTTTCCGGGCTGCTCGCCGCCGCCGGCGCCGGCACGGCGGTCTCCACGGTCCTCCTGCTCGTGCTGCTTTTCCGGCTCCGGAGGCTGCTTCCCTTCCTCACCCGTGCGGCGGCCCTCCAGCGGGAGGGCTACGGCCGGTACCGCTTCCTCGCCGAGGGACCGCCCGGGATCGGGATCGCGCGTTTTTCGGTGGAGGCGGGGGAGTGGACGGACGCCAACCGGGCGGCCCTGGCCCTGGTGGGGCGGGCCCGCGCCGAGTTCGTGGGCCGCTCCGTGGAGACGGGGGTGATCGAGGCGGACCTCGCCGCGCTCCGGGAGGAGATCGACCGCCTCCGGCTGGGGGCCGCGGGCACCCACTTCGTGGTGCGCATGGCCGACGGGCTCGGGCGGGCCCGGGACGTGGCCTGGCACGTCTCGTGTCCGCCGGGGCGGGATGGCGGGCCCCGGCACGCCGTGGCCGTCCTGCTCGACGTCACGGAACAGCGGCGGGCCGAGGCCGAGCGGCTCGAGCGGGAGCGCCTCGCCGGGGTCCTCGAGATGGCCGGCGCCGCGGCCCACGAGATGAACCAACCCATCCAGGTCATCGTGGGCCTGGCCTGGTTCCTCCGCCGGAAGGTCCCACCGGATCACCCCGCCCAGGCCCTGGTGGACAAGCTGGAGGCCGAGGTGGAACGCATGGCGGAGATCGGCCGCCGCATCGCCGGCATCAGCCGCTACCAGGTCAAGCCCTACGTGGGCCGCACCCGCATCGTGGACATCGACGGGGCCTCGGGCGGCCCCGGCGGGGCCCCGACCGGGGGGGCCGGGGATTGA
- a CDS encoding radical SAM protein: MEYCFGPVRSRRLGRSLGVDILPAKTCNLNCVYCEVGPTTRFTLERAEYHPTAAILAELEAVLRDPPAPFDTLTFTASGEPTLHSGLGELVARAKALTDRPVALLTNGVLFSDPGVRRAVRDVDILMPSLDAARAEAFRAVNRPPAAVRVEDVVEGLVALRREHPGRIFLEVLLVGGMNDGPADVQALARAVDRIRPDRVQLNTVARPPAEADARPVPRARLEAVRAELGDAAEIIAPGELVAEGRGRPVAVRELLRILRRRPSTPEDLAVALDLEPAGVRDLLHRLEASGEVAAERLSGVLFYRAAGDTGGPPRH; encoded by the coding sequence ATGGAATACTGCTTCGGTCCAGTCCGGTCCCGCCGCCTGGGGCGGTCCCTGGGGGTCGACATCCTCCCGGCCAAGACCTGCAACCTGAACTGCGTCTACTGCGAGGTGGGCCCCACCACCCGGTTCACCCTGGAGCGGGCCGAGTACCACCCCACCGCCGCCATCCTCGCCGAGCTCGAGGCGGTGCTCCGCGACCCGCCCGCTCCCTTCGACACCCTCACCTTCACCGCCTCGGGCGAGCCCACCCTCCACTCGGGCCTCGGGGAGCTGGTGGCCCGCGCCAAGGCCCTCACCGACCGGCCCGTGGCGCTGCTCACCAACGGGGTCCTCTTCTCCGACCCCGGGGTCCGGCGGGCGGTGCGCGATGTGGACATCCTCATGCCCTCCCTGGACGCCGCCCGGGCCGAGGCCTTCCGCGCCGTCAACCGGCCCCCGGCCGCCGTCCGGGTGGAGGACGTGGTGGAAGGCCTGGTCGCCCTCCGGCGGGAACACCCGGGGCGGATCTTCCTGGAGGTCCTCCTGGTCGGCGGCATGAACGACGGCCCGGCGGACGTCCAGGCCCTGGCCCGCGCCGTGGACCGGATCCGGCCCGACCGGGTGCAACTCAACACCGTGGCCCGGCCGCCGGCGGAGGCCGACGCGCGCCCCGTCCCCCGCGCCCGCCTCGAGGCCGTCCGGGCCGAGCTGGGGGACGCGGCCGAGATCATCGCCCCCGGCGAGCTCGTGGCCGAGGGCCGGGGCCGGCCCGTGGCCGTTCGGGAGCTGCTCCGCATCCTGCGGCGCCGGCCCTCCACCCCGGAAGACCTCGCCGTGGCCCTGGACCTCGAGCCGGCCGGGGTGCGGGACCTCCTCCACCGGCTGGAGGCCTCCGGGGAGGTGGCCGCGGAACGCCTCTCCGGCGTGCTCTTCTACCGGGCGGCGGGGGACACCGGCGGGCCGCCCCGC